A region of Piscinibacter gummiphilus DNA encodes the following proteins:
- a CDS encoding sugar ABC transporter ATP-binding protein, whose protein sequence is MDTTPKPRLDMRDIAVSYGPVQVLHGVDLRLAPAEIHALLGENGAGKSSLMNVLGGVVAPVRGTVAIDGTVHPLRTPREAQRAGVAFIHQELNLINDLDVAENLFLGRELRTAGFRQAGRMRQRAADVLDRLGVRLRPDTLVGTLDAAHKQFVEIARALLFDARVVILDEPTTALAEHEVAQLFACMRQLRDQGVAMVYISHKLREVTQVCDRYTVLRDGRVVANGAVADTDEHRLADAMVGATLAARSTPVPHAVGEPLLSVEGLHAPGVHGIDFRVRAGEVVGLTGLAGDGRAELIDTLCGNVPPHAGRIGIAGHTRAPRSPRAALRQGLGLVPRNRKESSILKDLTIQQNQSISAMSAVSRWGAVDGRAERARAQAAREQLRIKLHHLDDPITSLSGGNQQKVILAKWLATGAPVLVLDNPTQGVDVGAKAEIYPLIRGLAAQGKAVVVSSAEIPELQQVCDRVLVFYRGRIVAELTNAQVEEDAVIRCATGVGHAPSPVHSTESP, encoded by the coding sequence ATGGACACCACCCCCAAGCCGCGCCTCGACATGCGGGACATCGCCGTCTCGTACGGCCCCGTGCAGGTCCTGCACGGCGTGGACCTGCGGCTCGCGCCGGCCGAAATCCACGCCCTGCTGGGCGAGAACGGCGCCGGCAAGTCGTCGCTGATGAACGTGCTGGGCGGCGTGGTGGCGCCGGTGCGGGGCACCGTGGCGATCGACGGCACGGTGCACCCGCTCCGCACGCCCCGCGAGGCGCAGCGCGCCGGGGTGGCGTTCATCCACCAGGAACTGAACCTGATCAACGACCTCGACGTCGCGGAGAACCTGTTCCTCGGCCGCGAACTGCGCACCGCCGGCTTCCGGCAGGCCGGGCGGATGCGGCAGCGCGCCGCCGACGTGCTGGACCGCCTCGGCGTGCGACTGCGGCCCGACACGCTCGTGGGCACCCTCGACGCCGCGCACAAGCAGTTCGTCGAGATCGCCCGTGCGCTGCTGTTCGACGCCCGCGTCGTCATCCTCGACGAACCCACCACGGCGCTCGCGGAACACGAGGTGGCCCAGCTGTTCGCGTGCATGCGGCAGCTGAGGGACCAGGGGGTCGCGATGGTCTACATCTCGCACAAGCTGCGCGAGGTGACCCAGGTGTGCGACCGCTACACGGTGCTGCGCGACGGCCGTGTCGTGGCGAACGGCGCCGTTGCGGACACCGACGAACACCGCCTCGCCGACGCGATGGTCGGCGCCACCCTCGCGGCGCGCAGCACGCCCGTGCCCCACGCGGTCGGCGAGCCGCTGCTGTCGGTCGAGGGCCTGCACGCGCCCGGCGTGCACGGCATCGACTTCCGCGTCCGCGCGGGGGAGGTGGTCGGCCTGACGGGGCTGGCCGGCGACGGCCGCGCCGAACTGATCGACACGCTGTGCGGCAACGTGCCGCCGCACGCGGGCCGCATCGGCATCGCCGGCCACACCCGGGCGCCGCGCTCCCCGCGGGCCGCGCTGCGCCAGGGCCTCGGCCTCGTGCCGCGCAACCGCAAGGAAAGCAGCATCCTCAAGGACCTCACGATCCAGCAGAACCAGTCGATCAGCGCGATGTCCGCGGTGTCGCGCTGGGGCGCGGTCGACGGGCGTGCCGAACGCGCCCGCGCGCAGGCCGCGCGCGAGCAACTGCGCATCAAGCTCCATCACCTCGACGATCCCATCACGAGCCTGTCGGGCGGCAACCAGCAGAAGGTGATCCTCGCCAAGTGGCTCGCGACCGGCGCCCCGGTGCTCGTGCTCGACAACCCGACGCAGGGCGTCGACGTGGGCGCGAAGGCCGAGATCTACCCGCTGATCCGCGGCCTCGCCGCGCAGGGGAAGGCGGTGGTCGTGTCGAGCGCCGAGATCCCGGAACTGCAGCAGGTGTGCGACCGCGTGCTCGTGTTCTACCGCGGGCGCATCGTCGCCGAGCTCACCAACGCCCAGGTCGAGGAAGACGCCGTGATCCGCTGCGCCACCGGCGTCGGGCACGCCCCGAGTCCTGTCCATTCCACCGAATCCCCATGA
- a CDS encoding molybdopterin-binding protein — translation MQPALQRSEQFILGGDVDRSGPVTLSQLRALPASRQAASGAHAQVGASLWSVLDRAGLQIDASRRNDLLNRYVLVTGSDGRKVVFSLGELSPHFGNRQGLVAYADAVDGVLSPLPDKGLLQIRATGDLQDGRLVAWPARVDVRSSASTVPEQGDVVSNAVRVSGAVRRPGTFDLAALKALPAVTRTVGADTYVGVSLWHLLNTTLGLAAGQPLGMYVVASGSDGQKAVVSIGEIDPAAGNQSVLVAYQVNGVPIDVDGFARLVVPNDARKSRHVSSLMALEMFVARP, via the coding sequence ATGCAGCCTGCACTCCAGCGTTCCGAGCAGTTCATCCTGGGCGGTGATGTCGACCGCTCGGGTCCCGTCACGTTGTCCCAGCTGAGGGCGTTGCCCGCGTCACGGCAGGCCGCGTCCGGTGCACACGCCCAGGTCGGCGCGAGCCTCTGGTCCGTGCTGGACCGCGCGGGCCTCCAGATCGACGCCAGCCGCCGCAACGACCTGCTCAACCGCTACGTGCTGGTCACCGGCTCGGACGGCCGCAAGGTGGTGTTCTCGCTCGGTGAACTCAGCCCCCACTTCGGCAACCGGCAAGGGCTCGTGGCCTATGCCGACGCGGTCGACGGCGTGCTTTCGCCGCTGCCCGACAAGGGCCTGCTGCAGATCCGTGCGACCGGCGACCTCCAGGACGGCCGGCTCGTCGCGTGGCCGGCGCGGGTCGACGTGCGCAGCTCGGCGTCGACCGTGCCGGAGCAGGGCGACGTCGTCTCGAACGCCGTGCGCGTGAGCGGCGCGGTGCGCCGGCCCGGCACCTTCGACCTGGCCGCACTGAAGGCGCTGCCCGCCGTCACGCGCACGGTGGGCGCGGACACCTACGTGGGCGTCAGCCTGTGGCACCTGCTGAATACCACGCTGGGCCTCGCCGCCGGGCAGCCGCTCGGCATGTACGTCGTGGCCAGCGGCAGCGACGGCCAGAAGGCGGTGGTGTCGATCGGCGAGATCGACCCGGCTGCGGGCAACCAGTCCGTGCTGGTCGCGTACCAGGTCAACGGCGTGCCGATCGACGTCGACGGCTTCGCACGGCTCGTGGTGCCGAACGACGCGCGCAAGAGCCGGCACGTGTCGAGCCTGATGGCGCTCGAGATGTTCGTGGCCCGGCCGTAG
- a CDS encoding GNAT family N-acetyltransferase — translation MTAPSLTWRCQSFGELDAATLHAILQLRSEVFVIEQQCIYQDVDGKDPRAHHVSAWDGEHLVAYARALPPGVSFDEASIGRVVTSPRYRTIGAGRELVARSIEACEQVFGAQPIRIGAQSHLQRFYGSFGFVPCSDEYVEDGIPHIDMLRPAI, via the coding sequence ATGACCGCACCTTCCCTCACCTGGCGCTGCCAGTCGTTCGGCGAACTCGACGCCGCCACGCTCCATGCGATCCTGCAGCTCCGCTCGGAGGTCTTCGTGATCGAGCAGCAGTGCATCTACCAGGACGTCGACGGCAAGGACCCGCGGGCCCACCATGTCTCGGCATGGGACGGCGAGCACCTCGTGGCGTATGCCCGCGCGCTGCCGCCCGGCGTGTCGTTCGACGAGGCGAGCATCGGCCGCGTGGTGACCTCGCCGCGGTACCGCACGATCGGCGCCGGGCGCGAGCTGGTGGCCCGCAGCATCGAGGCCTGCGAGCAGGTGTTCGGCGCCCAGCCGATCCGCATCGGGGCGCAGAGCCACCTGCAGCGCTTCTACGGCAGTTTCGGCTTCGTGCCGTGTTCGGACGAATACGTCGAGGACGGCATTCCGCACATCGACATGCTGAGGCCCGCCATTTGA
- a CDS encoding molybdopterin-dependent oxidoreductase, protein MRPFRTRWPAALAVMLTAASFAACGGDSDDVVPTSAASPKVLSVQGGLDRPVSLSVADLKALPPTTQTVSYGSGAGPQTHTYTGTNLWNLLDQAGIQVDAARKNDVLGKYVLATGADGYQAVFSLAELKPDFGNRPSLVVYEEAASGVSSALGTDGPVRVTAPGDVKGGRYVSALTRLDVRDAGSTATGTGGGVTTSFTVSGAVKSPGTYDLAALQALPAVTRTVGANVYRGVSLWDFLNTTTGLVLDPAVKNDVLGKYVVATGSDGYRALIALGEIEPGFGNAPNLIAYEVDGAPLTTSGFARLVVPGDTKAGRFVSNLVGIEVLAARPAP, encoded by the coding sequence ATGCGCCCGTTCCGAACCCGATGGCCCGCCGCCCTCGCCGTGATGCTCACGGCCGCCTCGTTCGCGGCGTGTGGCGGCGACTCCGACGACGTCGTGCCGACGTCGGCGGCCTCGCCGAAGGTGCTGTCGGTCCAGGGCGGACTGGACCGGCCGGTGTCGCTGTCGGTGGCCGACCTGAAGGCCCTGCCGCCCACGACGCAGACGGTCAGCTACGGCAGCGGTGCGGGACCTCAGACCCACACCTACACCGGCACGAACCTCTGGAACCTGCTGGACCAGGCCGGCATCCAGGTCGATGCGGCCCGCAAGAACGACGTGCTGGGCAAGTACGTCCTCGCGACCGGCGCCGACGGCTACCAGGCCGTCTTCTCGCTCGCCGAACTCAAGCCCGACTTCGGGAACCGCCCGTCCCTCGTGGTCTACGAGGAGGCCGCGAGCGGCGTGTCGTCCGCCCTCGGCACCGACGGCCCCGTCCGCGTGACGGCGCCCGGTGACGTCAAGGGCGGGCGCTACGTCTCCGCGCTGACCCGTCTGGACGTGCGCGACGCCGGCTCGACCGCCACGGGCACCGGAGGTGGCGTGACCACTTCGTTCACGGTCTCCGGTGCCGTGAAGTCACCAGGAACGTACGACCTCGCTGCGCTGCAGGCCCTGCCCGCCGTGACCCGCACGGTGGGTGCGAACGTCTACCGCGGCGTGAGCCTGTGGGACTTTCTCAACACCACGACGGGCCTCGTGCTGGATCCCGCGGTCAAGAACGACGTGCTCGGCAAGTACGTGGTGGCCACCGGCAGCGACGGCTACCGGGCACTCATCGCGCTGGGCGAGATCGAGCCCGGCTTCGGCAACGCGCCGAACCTCATCGCGTACGAGGTCGACGGTGCGCCCCTGACCACCAGCGGCTTCGCCCGGCTGGTGGTCCCCGGCGACACGAAGGCCGGGCGATTCGTGTCGAACCTCGTTGGCATCGAGGTGCTCGCCGCGCGGCCCGCGCCCTGA
- a CDS encoding winged helix-turn-helix domain-containing protein: MVKLLRSRAAPTSDKPQVRFRMRVTVAEVIAIGPGKVALLEAVRDHGSISAAAKQLDMSYRRAWVLVDETNRSLKKPAVESGHGGQNGGGTALTPVGEQVIALYRTIEEKAAAACATELKALTRLLAPPPSGDA, from the coding sequence ATGGTCAAACTCCTTCGCAGCCGCGCCGCCCCCACCTCCGACAAGCCGCAGGTGCGCTTCCGCATGCGCGTCACCGTCGCGGAGGTCATCGCCATCGGTCCGGGCAAGGTCGCGCTGCTGGAGGCCGTGCGCGACCACGGCTCGATCTCGGCCGCGGCCAAGCAGCTCGACATGTCGTACCGGCGCGCCTGGGTGCTGGTGGACGAAACCAACCGGAGCCTGAAGAAGCCGGCGGTCGAGTCCGGTCACGGTGGGCAGAACGGCGGCGGCACCGCGCTGACGCCCGTGGGTGAGCAGGTGATCGCGCTCTACCGGACCATCGAGGAGAAGGCCGCGGCGGCCTGCGCCACCGAACTCAAGGCGCTCACGCGCCTGCTCGCCCCGCCGCCGTCCGGGGACGCCTGA
- a CDS encoding substrate-binding domain-containing protein, translating to MQRRLFSLVPVLALVAGLHAPQLASAQDVTIGMSFPSATHGWMGAIIKNAQDQAKASGVRHVMTTAADPNKQTNDVEDLIAKKVGAVVMLPIETDAMTRAAAKLKAANIPLIIVDREVKTDDYAALIKGDNVGIGANAAAYIGQALGGSGSVVEIIGVPASVTVQRSQGFRDAVAKSYPGLKVIASQAGDFQREKSLNVMQNVLQQHPKIDAVYTHDDEMALGVLQAIREAKRTDIKVVTGAGGSKAVYKLIADKDPVMKATFVYSPLMVKDAVKVAVDVARGSKPANKVITIPATAVTATNVASLYDAKANY from the coding sequence ATGCAGCGCCGCCTTTTCTCCCTTGTCCCCGTGCTCGCCCTCGTCGCCGGTCTGCACGCCCCGCAGCTGGCCAGCGCGCAGGACGTGACCATCGGCATGTCGTTCCCGTCCGCCACGCACGGCTGGATGGGCGCGATCATCAAGAACGCCCAGGACCAGGCGAAGGCCAGCGGCGTGCGCCACGTGATGACCACCGCGGCGGACCCGAACAAGCAGACCAACGACGTCGAGGACCTGATCGCCAAGAAGGTGGGCGCCGTGGTGATGCTGCCGATCGAGACCGACGCGATGACCCGCGCGGCCGCGAAGCTGAAGGCCGCGAACATCCCGCTGATCATCGTGGACCGCGAGGTGAAGACGGACGACTACGCCGCGCTGATCAAGGGCGACAACGTGGGCATCGGCGCCAACGCCGCGGCCTACATCGGCCAGGCGCTGGGCGGCAGCGGCAGCGTGGTCGAGATCATCGGCGTGCCGGCCAGCGTGACCGTGCAGCGCTCGCAGGGCTTCCGCGACGCCGTGGCCAAGTCCTACCCCGGCCTGAAGGTCATCGCGAGCCAGGCCGGTGACTTCCAGCGCGAGAAGTCGCTCAACGTGATGCAGAACGTGCTGCAGCAGCACCCGAAGATCGATGCCGTCTACACCCACGACGACGAGATGGCCCTCGGCGTGCTGCAGGCCATCCGCGAGGCGAAGCGCACCGACATCAAGGTGGTGACCGGCGCCGGCGGCAGCAAGGCGGTCTACAAGCTCATCGCCGACAAGGACCCGGTGATGAAGGCGACGTTCGTGTACTCGCCGCTGATGGTCAAGGACGCCGTCAAGGTGGCGGTGGACGTCGCCCGCGGCAGCAAGCCCGCGAACAAGGTCATCACGATCCCCGCCACGGCGGTGACCGCGACGAACGTGGCCTCGCTGTACGACGCCAAGGCGAACTACTGA
- a CDS encoding LacI family DNA-binding transcriptional regulator has protein sequence MSIKKLPSINAVAEHAGVSIATVSRVLNNSKPVGEETRQRVEAAVLALGFRANAFGRNLARARSNLLLVLVPDVANPFYGQIVQGVETVARQRGYKIVLADTSGDDEPHRTGLDAVYDRLADGVISLAHLDESEPVLEELRRVPWVACSEFVPDASMPYVSIDHRQAAIDAVQYLLNRGHRRIALIAADERFRWARQRHEGYALALERAGIAVDPALVRIAPGTDFAMGAQEAGALLSLQSPPTAVFAVSDTLAIGAIKAFSRAGRRVPHDVAVMGFDNIPLSEVFEPGLTTIGQPMRELGAAATEMLLQRLAGEEPVARTLPHTLLVRESA, from the coding sequence GTGAGCATCAAGAAACTTCCGTCGATCAACGCCGTGGCCGAACACGCCGGTGTGTCGATCGCCACCGTGTCGCGGGTGCTGAACAACAGCAAGCCGGTGGGCGAAGAGACGCGCCAGCGGGTCGAGGCGGCCGTGCTGGCCCTCGGCTTCCGGGCCAACGCGTTCGGGCGCAACCTGGCGCGGGCCCGCAGCAACCTGCTGCTCGTGCTCGTGCCGGACGTGGCCAACCCGTTTTACGGCCAGATCGTGCAGGGGGTGGAAACGGTGGCCCGGCAGCGCGGCTACAAGATCGTGCTGGCCGACACCTCGGGCGACGACGAGCCGCACCGCACCGGCCTCGACGCGGTGTACGACCGCCTCGCCGACGGCGTGATCAGCCTCGCCCACCTCGATGAAAGCGAACCGGTGCTGGAAGAGCTGCGGCGCGTGCCCTGGGTCGCGTGTTCGGAGTTCGTGCCCGATGCCAGCATGCCGTACGTCAGCATCGACCACCGCCAGGCGGCCATCGACGCGGTGCAGTACCTGCTGAACCGCGGCCACCGGCGCATCGCGCTGATCGCCGCCGACGAACGGTTCCGCTGGGCGCGCCAGCGGCACGAGGGGTATGCACTCGCGCTCGAACGCGCCGGCATCGCCGTCGACCCGGCGCTGGTGCGCATCGCACCCGGCACCGACTTCGCGATGGGCGCCCAGGAGGCCGGGGCCCTGCTGTCGCTGCAGTCGCCCCCCACCGCGGTGTTCGCGGTGTCGGACACCCTCGCCATCGGGGCCATCAAGGCCTTCAGCCGCGCGGGCCGGCGCGTGCCGCACGACGTCGCGGTCATGGGCTTCGACAACATCCCGCTGTCCGAAGTGTTCGAGCCGGGGCTCACGACCATCGGCCAGCCGATGCGCGAACTGGGCGCCGCGGCCACCGAGATGCTGCTGCAGCGCCTGGCCGGCGAGGAGCCCGTGGCCCGCACGCTGCCGCACACGCTGCTGGTGCGCGAGTCGGCCTGA
- a CDS encoding DMT family transporter, whose amino-acid sequence MTSPTSSLPKATAWMAGWLSLMLVVAVAGREATRELQVFELMLLRSVIGLFLLYPLVHANGGFASIRTTRLREHGLRNAVHYSAQFGWFFALTLIPMAHVVAIEFTMPLWTALLAAAFLGERFTAWKGLAVALGLVGVLMIVRPNAGGISTGEAIAFAAAIGFAVSVTMTKSLTRTESPVTIIFWMLVLQSVLGLVPALSVWQWPSAAVWPWVLLVAFGGTFSHYCMARALRHADATVVVPLDFLRVPLTAAAGWWFYSERFDLLTALGAGLILAGNLVNLMRQRAARTSP is encoded by the coding sequence GTGACCTCGCCGACGTCCTCGCTGCCCAAAGCCACCGCCTGGATGGCCGGCTGGCTGTCGCTGATGCTGGTGGTGGCCGTTGCGGGCCGCGAGGCCACGCGCGAGTTGCAGGTGTTCGAGCTGATGCTGCTGCGGTCCGTGATCGGGCTGTTCCTGCTCTACCCGCTCGTGCATGCGAACGGCGGCTTCGCGTCGATCCGCACCACGCGGCTTCGGGAGCACGGGCTCCGCAACGCCGTGCACTACAGCGCGCAGTTCGGCTGGTTCTTCGCGCTCACGCTCATCCCCATGGCCCACGTCGTGGCCATCGAGTTCACGATGCCCCTCTGGACGGCGCTGCTCGCCGCGGCCTTCCTCGGCGAACGGTTCACGGCCTGGAAGGGCCTCGCGGTCGCGCTGGGGCTGGTCGGTGTGTTGATGATCGTGCGGCCCAACGCCGGCGGCATCAGCACCGGCGAGGCCATCGCGTTCGCCGCGGCCATCGGCTTCGCGGTGTCGGTGACCATGACCAAGTCGCTGACCCGCACCGAGTCGCCCGTGACCATCATCTTCTGGATGCTGGTGCTGCAGTCGGTGCTCGGCCTCGTCCCGGCGCTGTCGGTGTGGCAGTGGCCTTCGGCCGCGGTGTGGCCATGGGTGCTGCTCGTCGCGTTCGGCGGCACGTTCTCGCACTACTGCATGGCCCGCGCGCTGCGCCACGCCGACGCCACCGTGGTGGTGCCCCTGGACTTCCTGCGCGTGCCGCTGACCGCGGCCGCGGGCTGGTGGTTCTACAGCGAACGGTTCGACCTGCTGACCGCGCTCGGCGCCGGCCTGATCCTCGCGGGCAACCTCGTCAACCTGATGCGCCAGCGCGCCGCACGGACCTCGCCATGA
- a CDS encoding Gfo/Idh/MocA family protein, translated as MSAAPRRLRLGMVGGGEGAFIGNVHRIAARLDDEWSLVAGALSSDAARARSSAAALRLDPERSYTDFTEMARREAERHRVSGDGIDAVAIVTPNHLHAPVAHAFLDAGIDVICDKPLALTLDEGRLLATKARDTGRFFGVTYNYSGYPMVRRARALVRDGRLGALRAIQVEYAQDWLGEAIEAAGHKQAAWRTDPALSGHAGCLGDIGTHAYHLACFVTGLTARSVSAELSTFVAGRQVDDHVQAMLRFDHGVRGTLWASQVASGAANGLRLRVHGDRASLEFDQQRPDELLLRDQGGDETRLRRGRTPAGPTEHLRLPGGHPEGFIEAFAQLYRDAAQVIRARRSGDAAPAAAADLSTVDDGVRGLAFVAATLRSSAASGQWTPIEADR; from the coding sequence ATGAGCGCGGCACCACGCCGGTTGCGCCTCGGCATGGTCGGCGGCGGGGAGGGCGCCTTCATCGGCAACGTGCACCGCATCGCCGCGCGGCTCGACGACGAATGGTCGCTGGTGGCGGGCGCCCTGTCGTCCGACGCGGCGCGGGCGCGCAGCAGCGCGGCGGCCCTGCGCCTCGACCCCGAACGCAGCTACACCGATTTCACCGAGATGGCCCGGCGCGAGGCCGAGCGCCACCGCGTGTCCGGCGACGGCATCGATGCGGTCGCGATCGTGACCCCGAACCACCTGCACGCCCCGGTGGCCCACGCGTTCCTCGACGCCGGCATCGACGTCATCTGCGACAAGCCCCTGGCGCTGACCCTGGACGAAGGCCGTTTGCTGGCGACCAAGGCGCGCGACACCGGCCGCTTCTTCGGCGTCACCTACAACTACAGCGGCTACCCGATGGTGCGGCGCGCGCGGGCCCTGGTGCGCGACGGTCGGCTGGGGGCGCTGCGCGCGATCCAGGTCGAGTACGCGCAGGACTGGCTGGGCGAGGCCATCGAGGCGGCGGGCCACAAGCAGGCCGCATGGCGCACCGACCCGGCCCTGTCGGGCCACGCCGGCTGCCTGGGCGACATCGGCACGCATGCGTACCACCTCGCGTGTTTCGTGACCGGGCTCACCGCGCGGTCGGTCAGCGCGGAACTGAGCACCTTCGTCGCAGGGCGCCAGGTCGACGACCACGTCCAGGCGATGCTGCGCTTCGATCACGGCGTGCGCGGCACGCTGTGGGCGAGCCAGGTGGCCAGCGGCGCGGCCAACGGCCTGCGCCTGCGGGTCCATGGCGACCGCGCCAGCCTCGAGTTCGACCAGCAGCGGCCCGACGAACTGCTGTTGCGCGACCAGGGCGGCGACGAGACGCGCCTTCGGCGCGGTCGCACGCCGGCCGGTCCCACCGAACACCTGCGGCTGCCGGGCGGCCATCCGGAGGGGTTCATCGAGGCCTTCGCGCAGCTGTACCGCGATGCGGCGCAGGTGATTCGCGCGCGCCGGTCCGGCGACGCAGCGCCCGCGGCCGCCGCCGACCTCAGCACGGTGGACGACGGTGTTCGCGGGCTGGCATTCGTCGCCGCGACGCTGCGCAGTTCCGCCGCGTCGGGGCAGTGGACCCCGATCGAGGCGGACCGCTGA
- a CDS encoding sugar phosphate isomerase/epimerase family protein, translating into MDKLRGPGLFLAQFIDTTPPFDTLDGLAGWAAGLGFRAVQIPTSAPHIFDLPLAARSQAYCDDVQGRLAAHGLVISELSTHLQGQLLAVHPAYDSLFDGFADAAVRGRPADRTVWAEEQLKFAAQASRRLGLTSHVTFSGALAWPYLYPWPARPAGLVETAFTELARRWRPVLDAFDDAGTDVCYELHPGEDLFDGTTFERFLDAVEQHPRARILYDPSHMLLQQMDYLGFIDVYHARIGAFHVKDAEFRPSARQGVYGGYAPWIDRAGRFRSLGDGQIDFTSIFSKFTQHGIDCWAVLEWECCLKHPEDGAREGAAFIRDHLIRRTERAFDDFAEAGTDTAQLRRLMGLSA; encoded by the coding sequence ATCGACAAACTCCGGGGCCCCGGCCTCTTCCTGGCGCAGTTCATCGACACGACGCCGCCGTTCGACACGCTCGACGGCCTCGCCGGCTGGGCGGCCGGGCTCGGTTTCCGTGCCGTGCAGATCCCCACCAGCGCGCCGCACATCTTCGACCTGCCGCTCGCGGCCCGCAGCCAGGCGTACTGCGACGACGTCCAGGGGCGCCTCGCGGCCCATGGCCTCGTCATCAGCGAACTGTCCACCCATCTGCAGGGCCAGCTGCTCGCGGTGCACCCGGCCTACGACTCGCTGTTCGACGGCTTCGCCGACGCGGCCGTGCGCGGCCGCCCGGCCGACCGCACCGTGTGGGCCGAGGAGCAGCTGAAGTTCGCGGCCCAGGCCTCGCGCCGGCTCGGGCTCACGTCGCACGTCACCTTCTCCGGCGCACTCGCTTGGCCGTACCTGTACCCGTGGCCCGCGCGGCCCGCGGGGCTCGTCGAGACGGCGTTCACCGAACTCGCGCGCCGATGGCGCCCGGTGCTGGACGCGTTCGACGACGCGGGCACGGACGTCTGCTATGAACTGCACCCGGGCGAGGACCTCTTCGACGGCACCACGTTCGAGCGGTTCCTCGACGCGGTGGAGCAGCACCCACGCGCCCGCATCCTCTACGACCCGAGCCACATGCTGCTGCAGCAGATGGACTACCTCGGCTTCATCGACGTGTACCACGCGCGCATCGGCGCCTTCCACGTGAAGGACGCCGAGTTCCGCCCGAGTGCGCGGCAAGGCGTGTACGGCGGCTACGCGCCCTGGATCGACCGGGCCGGCCGCTTCCGCTCGCTCGGCGACGGGCAGATCGACTTCACGTCCATCTTCAGCAAGTTCACGCAGCACGGCATCGACTGCTGGGCCGTGCTCGAGTGGGAGTGCTGCCTCAAGCACCCGGAGGACGGTGCACGCGAGGGCGCGGCCTTCATCCGCGACCACCTGATCCGGCGCACCGAACGTGCCTTCGACGACTTCGCCGAGGCCGGCACCGACACCGCGCAGCTGCGCCGGCTGATGGGGTTGTCCGCATGA
- a CDS encoding ABC transporter permease codes for MTAPATLPRPATAPWRDFGARLWTDYSAVFALVAVVVFAAVMSPQFATPQNLLNIVRQVSVVGIVALGMTLVIIVGGIDLSVGAVLALSGGAALWTLGLTDQPWLGVAAGLATGLLAGAVNGLLVTWGRLPSFIATLGMLAAARSLILYIADGGSVSNDNAGYGDIANSQWLGLATPIWFFGLTALVLHAVMKHSVFGRYVYAVGSNERASRLSALPVAGVKFAVYTLCGGLAALGAVLESSRLNSVSSANSGLAYELDAIAAVIIGGTRMSGGRGKILGTVIGVLILGILNNALNLMNVSPYLQGMVKGLIIVLAVLVQKKD; via the coding sequence ATGACCGCACCCGCCACGCTCCCTCGGCCCGCGACCGCCCCCTGGCGGGACTTCGGCGCCCGCCTCTGGACCGACTACAGCGCCGTGTTCGCCCTCGTGGCGGTGGTGGTGTTCGCCGCCGTGATGAGCCCGCAGTTCGCCACGCCGCAGAACCTGCTCAACATCGTCCGCCAGGTCAGCGTGGTCGGCATCGTGGCGCTCGGCATGACGCTCGTCATCATCGTGGGCGGCATCGACCTGTCGGTGGGGGCGGTGCTCGCGCTGTCCGGCGGCGCCGCGCTGTGGACCCTCGGCCTGACGGACCAGCCGTGGCTCGGTGTCGCCGCGGGCCTCGCCACCGGCCTGCTGGCCGGGGCCGTCAACGGGCTGCTCGTCACGTGGGGCCGGCTGCCCTCGTTCATCGCCACGCTCGGCATGCTGGCGGCCGCCCGCTCGCTGATCCTCTACATCGCCGACGGCGGCAGCGTCTCGAACGACAACGCCGGCTACGGCGACATCGCGAACTCGCAGTGGCTCGGCCTCGCGACCCCCATCTGGTTCTTCGGCCTCACGGCGCTGGTGCTGCACGCCGTGATGAAACACTCGGTGTTCGGCCGCTACGTCTACGCGGTGGGCAGCAACGAACGCGCCTCGCGGCTGTCGGCGCTGCCGGTGGCGGGCGTGAAGTTCGCCGTCTACACGCTGTGCGGCGGGCTGGCCGCACTGGGCGCGGTGCTCGAGTCGTCGCGGCTCAACTCCGTCTCGTCGGCCAACTCGGGCCTCGCCTACGAACTCGACGCCATCGCGGCCGTGATCATCGGCGGCACACGCATGTCGGGCGGGCGCGGCAAGATCCTCGGCACCGTCATCGGCGTGCTGATCCTCGGCATCCTCAACAACGCACTGAACCTGATGAACGTCTCGCCGTACCTGCAGGGCATGGTCAAGGGCCTGATCATCGTGCTCGCGGTGCTGGTACAGAAGAAGGACTGA